Proteins from one Deltaproteobacteria bacterium genomic window:
- a CDS encoding stage II sporulation protein M: MDLAQFVDTHRPKWEKLNQLLDRIEHGGLKALNLDEAQEFGRLYRQASSDLLTARGRAASAELVEYLNELVARGYAQTYPGQTFRGRDVVEFVARGWPRLVRKEWKVVLIGYLLFVFGTAFGYVAMARDPAAAVILLPADHLHLDPDQRVKDEAENHMSGGEQATFASFLFTHNIEVAFLCFALGISLGVGTVVLLWFNGVPLGALAYAYQAKGHALWFWAWILPHGVIEISAICLAGAGGLIIARAMLAPGERTPSEALREESRTAVRMVLGTIPLFIVAGLTEGSISQIHEPTLPSWVKLMYAGVMACLLTTYLVFAGREPNAGRR; the protein is encoded by the coding sequence ATGGATCTGGCGCAGTTCGTCGATACCCACCGGCCCAAGTGGGAAAAGCTCAACCAGCTCCTCGATCGCATCGAGCACGGCGGCCTCAAGGCGCTGAACCTCGACGAGGCCCAGGAGTTCGGGCGGCTCTACCGCCAGGCCTCGAGCGATCTCCTCACCGCCCGAGGGCGTGCGGCCTCTGCGGAGCTGGTGGAGTACCTGAACGAGCTCGTGGCGCGCGGCTACGCCCAGACGTACCCCGGCCAGACCTTCCGCGGCCGCGACGTGGTGGAGTTCGTGGCGCGCGGCTGGCCGCGATTGGTGCGCAAGGAGTGGAAGGTCGTCCTCATCGGCTACCTGCTCTTCGTGTTCGGCACCGCGTTCGGCTACGTGGCGATGGCGCGCGATCCGGCGGCGGCGGTGATCCTCCTGCCGGCCGACCACCTGCACCTCGACCCCGATCAGCGCGTGAAGGACGAAGCCGAGAACCACATGAGCGGCGGCGAGCAGGCCACGTTCGCGAGCTTCCTCTTCACGCACAACATCGAGGTGGCGTTCCTCTGCTTCGCGCTCGGCATCTCGCTGGGCGTGGGCACCGTGGTGCTGCTCTGGTTCAACGGCGTGCCGCTCGGTGCGCTGGCCTACGCGTACCAGGCGAAAGGTCACGCGCTCTGGTTCTGGGCGTGGATCCTCCCGCACGGGGTGATCGAGATCTCGGCGATCTGCCTTGCGGGCGCGGGCGGCCTCATCATCGCGCGCGCCATGCTGGCGCCAGGTGAGCGCACGCCGAGCGAGGCGCTGCGCGAAGAGAGCCGCACCGCGGTGCGCATGGTGCTGGGCACCATTCCGCTCTTCATCGTGGCCGGGCTCACCGAGGGCTCCATCTCGCAGATCCATGAGCCCACCCTGCCCTCGTGGGTGAAGCTGATGTACGCGGGCGTGATGGCCTGCCTGCTGACGACGTACCTGGTGTTCGCGGGTCGCGAGCCCAACGCCGGGCGGCGCTAG
- a CDS encoding RDD family protein, which translates to MVRDEQGFLTATHVIRTPELVEFDFELAGLYARFLAWVIDGCIAGAISAGALFALSFMAMFASGLAGFLIFVLLFLASWGYFTFFEWRMGGRTPGKKAMGLRVVQVSGVRIEFTHAALRNLLRAFDHLPFLYAVGGGIALFAPSRRRLGDLVAGTVVVRERRRKVPANLAAGTGGPARSGLLGRLEEKLRRATVPERELLLSAALRREELDVPARLTLFAELAGFLHERFGIEKPDHLSDEKLVLEAVACLLRLEGAAPVQQPLKHAAGR; encoded by the coding sequence ATGGTGCGCGACGAACAGGGCTTCCTCACCGCCACGCACGTCATCCGCACGCCGGAGCTCGTGGAGTTCGATTTCGAGCTGGCCGGTTTGTACGCGCGCTTTCTCGCCTGGGTGATCGACGGCTGCATCGCCGGCGCAATCTCCGCGGGCGCGCTCTTCGCCTTGTCGTTCATGGCCATGTTCGCCTCTGGCCTGGCCGGCTTCCTGATCTTCGTCCTGCTCTTCCTCGCGAGCTGGGGCTACTTCACGTTCTTCGAGTGGCGCATGGGCGGACGCACCCCGGGCAAGAAGGCCATGGGGCTCCGCGTGGTGCAGGTGTCGGGCGTGCGCATCGAGTTCACCCACGCCGCGCTTCGCAATCTGCTGCGAGCTTTCGATCACTTGCCGTTCCTCTACGCGGTCGGTGGCGGCATCGCGCTGTTCGCGCCCTCGCGGCGGCGGTTGGGTGATCTCGTCGCCGGGACGGTCGTCGTCCGCGAGCGGCGTCGCAAGGTGCCCGCGAACCTCGCGGCAGGAACAGGTGGACCGGCGCGCTCAGGCTTGCTCGGACGGCTCGAGGAGAAGCTGCGTCGCGCGACGGTCCCCGAGCGCGAGCTGCTGCTCTCGGCCGCGCTGCGCCGCGAGGAGCTCGACGTCCCCGCGCGGCTGACGCTCTTCGCCGAGCTCGCGGGCTTCCTGCACGAGCGCTTCGGCATCGAGAAGCCGGATCACCTCTCCGACGAGAAGCTGGTGCTCGAGGCCGTCGCGTGTCTGCTGCGGCTCGAGGGCGCAGCGCCGGTCCAGCAGCCGCTGAAGCACGCCGCAGGTCGTTAA
- a CDS encoding penicillin acylase family protein, with amino-acid sequence MAWLLVVLVLAAIAAAVWWVRFQAVPPTRGTFVLPGLSAPVEITRDRFGVPHVRGRNMADVCAALGYCHAQDRLFQLELNRRVASGRLAEMVGPLALDADRFLRRIGLRRAAEAELAQCFPEERALLEAYARGVNAAAEALSDRRPLEFRILGITWEPWTPLDTLAWGKVMALNLATNSEAEAYRGRLIEKVGVERAPNFEPSYPAGHTVSIPPGAVAKESMQELTRLYDAARSFLPLGQSGASNNWVLAGSRTASGAPLLCNDPHLVLTAPSIWYEAHLHAQAEGAKEPELDVFGVTLPGTPAVILGHNRHVAWGFTNSGADVQDLYLEKFIGRDAVEFRGENEPVRVIREVIRVKGGSDVVEEVRITRHGPVMAGGPGKPGPAVALRWTALEPSHGPWALSLMNRAKSAAELREALRHWSDPSQNAVFADRENIGFVMIGRVPIRAKGTGLTPVPGWTGEYEWTGYVPFEELPQAWNPASGQIVTANNAIVDRDFPHHITWDWLAGHRAGRITERLNALPKVTPEDCARIQVDVYCTPGKAFAQACANLKPRGPLQDRALFELAAWDGNATAESAGAAVYEAMIMAVAKRALEPVLGHELLQTLLGKSEFPLAPAGLMTGRYTSFLLEKVLARDTRIWDGLEPKPSWDEVLQAGLADAVELLRQRLGDDASQWSWGKLHRLRIKHALSGAPVIGKFFDGPSAPIGGDCDTPLQTAVLPTGTFGADGWAPSWRHIVPLEDIEHAQTVLPTGQSGIPRTKHYADQFPLWMHGELKPTFTNAGALREHTEATMHLVPGEK; translated from the coding sequence ATGGCCTGGCTCCTGGTGGTTCTGGTGCTGGCGGCGATTGCCGCGGCGGTGTGGTGGGTTCGCTTCCAGGCCGTGCCGCCTACGCGCGGGACGTTCGTGCTGCCAGGGCTCTCGGCGCCCGTGGAGATCACCCGCGACCGCTTCGGCGTACCGCACGTTCGCGGCCGGAACATGGCCGACGTCTGCGCGGCGCTCGGCTACTGCCACGCGCAGGATCGACTCTTTCAGCTCGAGCTCAATCGCCGCGTGGCGAGCGGCCGGCTCGCGGAGATGGTGGGCCCGCTGGCGCTCGACGCCGATCGCTTCTTGCGTCGGATTGGTTTGCGCCGCGCGGCCGAGGCGGAGCTCGCGCAGTGCTTCCCAGAGGAGCGGGCGCTCCTCGAGGCCTACGCACGCGGCGTGAACGCGGCGGCTGAAGCGCTGAGCGATCGCCGCCCGCTCGAGTTCCGAATCCTCGGCATCACCTGGGAGCCGTGGACGCCGCTCGACACGCTCGCCTGGGGCAAGGTGATGGCGTTGAACCTCGCGACGAATTCCGAGGCCGAGGCGTACCGCGGTCGCTTGATCGAGAAGGTCGGCGTCGAGCGCGCGCCGAACTTCGAGCCGTCGTATCCCGCGGGGCACACGGTCTCGATTCCGCCGGGCGCGGTGGCGAAGGAGTCGATGCAGGAGCTCACGCGGCTCTACGACGCCGCGCGCAGCTTCTTGCCGCTGGGCCAATCCGGCGCGAGCAACAACTGGGTGCTGGCGGGCTCGCGGACCGCGAGCGGCGCGCCCTTGCTCTGCAACGATCCGCACCTCGTGCTCACCGCGCCGAGCATCTGGTACGAGGCGCACCTGCACGCGCAGGCCGAGGGCGCGAAGGAGCCGGAGCTCGACGTCTTCGGCGTCACCCTGCCCGGCACGCCCGCGGTGATCCTCGGCCACAACCGCCACGTGGCCTGGGGCTTTACCAACAGCGGCGCCGACGTGCAGGACCTCTATCTGGAGAAGTTCATCGGCCGCGACGCGGTCGAGTTCCGCGGCGAGAACGAGCCGGTGCGCGTCATCCGCGAGGTCATCCGCGTGAAGGGCGGCTCGGACGTCGTGGAAGAAGTGCGCATCACCCGTCACGGCCCGGTGATGGCCGGCGGACCTGGAAAGCCTGGCCCCGCGGTCGCGCTGCGCTGGACCGCGCTCGAGCCCAGCCACGGCCCATGGGCGCTGTCCTTGATGAACCGCGCCAAGAGCGCGGCCGAGCTGCGCGAGGCGCTGCGCCACTGGAGCGATCCGTCGCAGAACGCCGTGTTCGCCGACCGCGAGAACATCGGCTTCGTGATGATCGGCCGCGTGCCCATCCGTGCCAAGGGAACCGGCCTCACGCCCGTGCCCGGCTGGACCGGCGAGTACGAGTGGACGGGCTACGTGCCATTCGAAGAGCTGCCGCAGGCGTGGAATCCAGCGAGCGGCCAGATCGTCACCGCCAACAACGCCATCGTCGACCGCGACTTCCCCCACCACATCACCTGGGACTGGCTCGCCGGGCACCGCGCCGGGCGTATAACAGAACGGTTAAACGCGCTCCCGAAGGTGACACCCGAGGACTGCGCGCGCATCCAGGTCGACGTCTATTGCACGCCCGGCAAGGCCTTCGCCCAGGCGTGCGCGAATCTCAAGCCGCGCGGGCCGCTGCAGGACCGCGCGCTCTTCGAGCTCGCCGCCTGGGACGGAAACGCAACGGCCGAGAGCGCCGGCGCCGCGGTCTACGAAGCGATGATCATGGCCGTGGCCAAGCGCGCCCTCGAGCCGGTGCTCGGCCACGAGCTGCTCCAGACGCTGCTCGGCAAGAGCGAGTTCCCGCTCGCGCCCGCGGGGCTCATGACCGGGCGCTACACGTCGTTCCTGCTCGAGAAGGTGCTCGCCCGCGACACGCGCATCTGGGACGGGCTCGAGCCCAAGCCGAGCTGGGACGAGGTGCTGCAGGCGGGGCTCGCGGATGCCGTCGAGCTCCTGCGTCAGCGCCTCGGCGACGACGCGAGCCAGTGGTCGTGGGGCAAGCTGCACCGGCTGCGCATCAAGCACGCGCTGAGTGGTGCGCCGGTGATCGGCAAGTTCTTCGACGGGCCGAGCGCGCCCATCGGCGGCGACTGCGACACCCCGCTGCAGACGGCCGTGCTGCCCACTGGAACCTTCGGCGCCGATGGGTGGGCGCCAAGCTGGCGGCACATCGTGCCGCTCGAGGACATCGAGCACGCACAGACGGTGCTGCCCACGGGCCAGTCGGGGATTCCTCGTACGAAGCACTACGCAGATCAGTTCCCGCTCTGGATGCACGGCGAGCTGAAGCCCACGTTCACCAACGCCGGCGCGCTCCGCGAGCACACCGAAGCCACGATGCACCTCGTGCCCGGCGAGAAGTGA
- a CDS encoding MoxR family ATPase encodes MMESIGSGASPAAADALARARTLRESVRGEVNKVVVGQDDVLDLILVGLLAGGHVLLEGVPGTAKTLICRAVSRSIAAEFKRIQFTPDLMPADILGTSIFDLKSQAFALTKGPIFSDLVLADEINRAPAKTQAALLEAMSEKSVSLEGTRHALPSIFTVFATQNPVESEGTYPLPEAQLDRFLLKIEVGYPKPEHEDEVLLRVHQGFDGYNLEGQGLKAVLRPEDVLAARAALQAVQIEPPVLQYLRKLITATRESPRVRLGAGPRAGVHLLLASKALAALAGRPFVTPDDIRRLTGPVLQHRLLLAPEAEIDGATAREVLSEIELAVEVPR; translated from the coding sequence ATGATGGAGTCCATCGGTTCGGGAGCCAGCCCCGCCGCGGCCGACGCCCTCGCCCGCGCGCGCACCTTGCGTGAGTCGGTGCGCGGCGAGGTGAACAAGGTGGTGGTGGGCCAGGACGACGTGCTCGACCTCATCCTCGTCGGCCTGCTCGCCGGCGGCCACGTGTTGCTCGAGGGCGTGCCCGGCACGGCCAAGACGCTCATTTGTCGCGCGGTCTCGCGCTCGATCGCCGCTGAGTTCAAGCGCATCCAGTTCACGCCCGACCTGATGCCCGCGGACATCCTGGGCACGAGCATCTTCGATCTGAAGTCGCAGGCCTTCGCGCTCACCAAGGGGCCGATCTTTTCGGACCTGGTGCTCGCCGACGAGATCAACCGCGCGCCCGCGAAGACGCAGGCCGCGCTGCTCGAGGCCATGAGCGAGAAGTCGGTGTCGCTCGAAGGGACGCGGCACGCGCTGCCCAGCATCTTCACCGTGTTCGCCACGCAGAACCCGGTGGAGAGCGAGGGCACGTACCCGCTGCCCGAGGCGCAGCTCGATCGCTTCCTGCTGAAGATCGAGGTCGGCTACCCCAAGCCCGAGCACGAGGACGAGGTGCTGCTGCGCGTGCACCAGGGCTTCGACGGCTACAACCTCGAGGGACAGGGGCTGAAGGCCGTGCTGCGTCCGGAGGACGTGCTCGCCGCGCGCGCCGCGCTGCAGGCCGTTCAGATCGAGCCGCCGGTGCTGCAGTACCTGCGCAAGCTCATCACCGCCACGCGTGAGAGCCCGCGTGTGCGCCTGGGCGCCGGGCCGCGCGCGGGCGTGCACCTGTTGCTCGCGTCGAAGGCGCTGGCTGCGCTCGCGGGCCGGCCGTTCGTGACGCCCGACGACATCCGCCGGCTCACCGGGCCCGTGCTTCAGCACCGGTTGCTGCTCGCGCCCGAGGCGGAGATCGACGGCGCCACCGCGCGCGAGGTGCTCTCGGAGATCGAGCTCGCCGTCGAGGTCCCGCGGTGA
- a CDS encoding pyroglutamyl-peptidase I, translated as MRIVLSGFEPFGGRAVNRSATAAERLAERWPGELELVTLPVRFATLPEAIERVAVTTPDFWLMLGEASSASGLRLESTAANEISARIPDNDGAQPQGHPIAPGGKVLQTALSIDALVRELTKLEVPVERSDDAGRFACNAAYYLALAKLGANRVLFVHVPDDATKLSGEQVLRGLFGVLEFVFPRAPAST; from the coding sequence ATGCGCATCGTGCTCAGCGGGTTCGAGCCCTTCGGCGGGCGTGCGGTCAACCGCAGCGCGACCGCGGCGGAGCGGCTCGCGGAGCGATGGCCCGGTGAGCTCGAGCTGGTGACGCTGCCGGTGCGCTTCGCGACGCTGCCCGAGGCCATCGAGCGCGTGGCGGTGACGACGCCGGACTTCTGGCTGATGTTGGGCGAGGCTTCGAGCGCGAGCGGGCTGCGGCTCGAGTCCACGGCCGCGAACGAGATCTCCGCGCGCATTCCCGACAACGACGGCGCGCAGCCGCAAGGCCATCCCATCGCGCCCGGCGGGAAGGTGCTGCAGACTGCGCTTTCCATCGACGCGCTCGTGCGCGAGCTCACCAAGCTCGAGGTGCCGGTCGAGCGCTCCGACGACGCAGGGCGCTTCGCGTGCAACGCGGCCTACTACCTGGCGCTCGCGAAGCTCGGGGCGAACCGCGTGCTCTTCGTGCACGTTCCCGACGACGCGACCAAGCTCAGCGGCGAGCAGGTCTTGCGTGGCCTGTTCGGCGTGCTCGAGTTCGTGTTCCCGCGCGCGCCGGCTTCAACCTGA
- a CDS encoding DUF58 domain-containing protein — protein sequence MAGSGSWLAVRSVLLGDLCLLLAAALDYSSARRVRLEATRLPHGKLNLGAPNAISVRVRNLDGRRVAVRVRDDVPAEFDVDTPEEKLSVAGFREAKFTYRVTPPRRGRFEFGDLHLRVAGAWGLCYAERTVKAGEETHVYPDLRGAARLMLATTARDLANLGLRTMRRDGSGSEFARLREYIQGDPPRDIDWKATARRQQPTTRVYETERSQNVLLCVDAGRAMAARVEGENGATLSKLDCAVNAALFLAFVAVRNGDRVGLALFADGVKQFIRPAAGKGQYRRIVNALYRAEPTLAAVDYPALFRELSVRVPRRSLIVTFTDLFDDDQVHALTLPMRRLARRHVPLCVALRDPSLEQILQTRPAEPDLAFQQAVAVEVLEERERLRALVQQEGVQLVDTTPRTLTIDTVNRYLEIKRRGTL from the coding sequence ATGGCCGGCAGCGGGAGCTGGCTCGCGGTGCGCTCGGTGCTGCTGGGCGATCTGTGCCTGCTGCTCGCGGCGGCGCTGGACTACTCCTCCGCGCGCCGCGTGCGGCTCGAGGCCACGCGGCTGCCGCACGGCAAGCTCAACCTCGGCGCACCGAACGCAATCTCCGTTCGCGTGCGCAACCTCGACGGCCGGCGCGTGGCCGTTCGCGTGCGCGACGACGTGCCCGCGGAGTTCGACGTCGACACGCCCGAGGAGAAGCTGAGCGTCGCGGGCTTTCGCGAGGCGAAGTTCACCTACCGCGTGACGCCGCCGCGGCGCGGGCGCTTCGAGTTTGGCGATCTGCACCTGCGCGTCGCGGGCGCTTGGGGACTTTGTTACGCCGAGCGAACCGTGAAGGCCGGCGAGGAGACGCACGTCTACCCGGACTTGCGCGGCGCCGCGCGACTGATGCTCGCGACGACGGCGCGCGATCTCGCGAACCTTGGCTTGCGCACGATGCGTCGCGACGGCTCGGGATCGGAGTTCGCGCGCTTGCGCGAGTACATCCAGGGCGATCCGCCGCGCGACATCGACTGGAAGGCCACCGCGCGCCGGCAGCAGCCGACCACGCGCGTGTACGAGACGGAGCGCAGCCAGAACGTGCTCCTCTGCGTCGACGCCGGCCGCGCCATGGCCGCGCGCGTGGAAGGCGAGAACGGCGCCACGCTGAGCAAGCTCGACTGCGCGGTGAACGCGGCGCTCTTCCTCGCTTTCGTGGCCGTGCGCAATGGCGACCGCGTTGGTTTGGCGCTCTTTGCCGATGGCGTGAAGCAGTTCATTCGACCCGCCGCGGGCAAGGGCCAGTACCGGCGGATCGTGAACGCGCTCTATCGCGCGGAGCCCACGCTCGCCGCGGTGGACTACCCCGCGCTCTTCCGCGAGCTCAGCGTGCGCGTGCCGCGGCGCTCGCTCATCGTCACCTTCACGGATCTCTTCGACGACGACCAGGTGCACGCGCTCACGCTGCCCATGCGGCGCCTGGCGCGGCGACACGTGCCGCTGTGCGTGGCGCTGCGCGATCCGTCGCTGGAGCAGATCCTCCAGACGCGGCCCGCGGAGCCGGATCTCGCCTTCCAGCAGGCGGTGGCCGTGGAAGTCCTCGAGGAGCGCGAGCGGCTGCGCGCGCTGGTGCAGCAAGAGGGCGTGCAGCTCGTGGACACCACGCCGCGCACGCTCACCATCGACACCGTGAATCGCTACCTCGAGATCAAGCGTCGAGGCACGCTGTGA